The Limisphaera ngatamarikiensis genome window below encodes:
- a CDS encoding glycosyltransferase family 4 protein, which translates to MKVLQVVPELNEGGVERGTLEVGRFLVREGHEAVVISHGGRLVPVLVAAGVRHVAMPVHRKGPLGLLWIRPLRRWLRRERPDILHLRSRWPAWLAWLAWRGLDPAGRPRLVTTVHGFYSVNAYSAIMMRGERVIAVSDSIRAYILRHYPGTEPDRIRVIPRGVDPQEFPRGFRPDATWWERWRREHPQLNGRRLVTLVGRLTRLKGHEDFLQVLVRLRDRWPGVAGVVVGGVARGKERYRGELLREVERLGLKSRVWFLGHRSDVREILAVSDVVCSLSRQPESFGRTSLEALALGRPVVGYDHGGVGEQLRVFLPEGAVRPGDVDAAAAVVSRFLESPPEPRPVGPPYTLEAMCRSTLAVYEELLSGGALVQH; encoded by the coding sequence ATGAAGGTGTTGCAGGTCGTTCCCGAGTTGAACGAGGGCGGCGTGGAACGGGGCACGCTGGAGGTGGGCCGGTTTCTGGTGCGGGAGGGGCACGAGGCGGTGGTGATCTCGCACGGCGGCCGGTTGGTCCCGGTGTTGGTGGCGGCCGGGGTGCGTCACGTGGCGATGCCGGTGCATCGGAAGGGGCCTCTGGGCCTGCTCTGGATCCGGCCGTTGCGCCGCTGGTTGCGTCGGGAGCGGCCCGACATTCTGCATCTGCGATCGCGCTGGCCCGCCTGGCTGGCCTGGCTGGCCTGGCGCGGATTGGATCCGGCCGGGCGCCCGCGGCTCGTCACCACGGTGCACGGGTTTTATTCCGTGAACGCCTATTCGGCGATCATGATGCGGGGCGAGCGGGTGATTGCCGTGTCGGACAGCATCCGCGCCTACATTTTGCGGCATTATCCGGGGACCGAACCGGATCGCATCCGCGTGATTCCGCGTGGCGTGGATCCGCAGGAGTTTCCACGGGGGTTTCGTCCGGATGCGACCTGGTGGGAACGTTGGCGGCGCGAACATCCGCAACTGAACGGGCGCCGGCTGGTGACGCTGGTGGGTCGGTTGACCCGGCTGAAAGGGCACGAGGATTTTTTGCAGGTACTGGTGCGGTTGCGGGATCGGTGGCCGGGCGTGGCGGGCGTGGTGGTGGGTGGCGTGGCGCGGGGCAAGGAGCGGTATCGGGGCGAGTTGTTGCGGGAGGTGGAGCGGCTGGGGTTGAAGTCGCGGGTGTGGTTTTTGGGGCATCGGAGCGATGTCCGGGAGATCCTGGCCGTTTCGGATGTGGTGTGTTCGTTGTCGCGCCAGCCGGAGTCGTTTGGTCGGACATCGTTGGAGGCATTGGCCCTGGGGCGGCCCGTGGTGGGATACGATCACGGCGGTGTGGGCGAACAGTTACGGGTGTTCCTGCCCGAGGGCGCCGTGCGGCCGGGGGACGTGGACGCTGCGGCGGCGGTGGTGAGTCGGTTTTTGGAGAGT